The Cotesia glomerata isolate CgM1 linkage group LG7, MPM_Cglom_v2.3, whole genome shotgun sequence genome segment CAAAAGCAAAAAATAGAACTTCCAGTGACTGTTAACCTATTATCAAtctgatttaataaatatacgaGTCATCGTTCCCAACATGTCCTTATCAGGTTATGGGTCGCAACAAGTAACCCTGGAAAATTCCATTCGTGATAAAAccttttcaataatatttttttgttccaaatCTATACTTAGAAGTTACGTAAACTTACTCCCTACGTTATTGGTTCTGGACCCGTATAAATTCCGAAAGCAACTCTTGGGTTCATTCAGTAAGGTACCAACTGTCATATAGTATAGACGGTTCTTGCTCCTGGTGAGTCTTCAACAGTTAGTTATTAACAAAGATATACCAGTACGTCATCGACGAACAAATCTTGGAGTAACGTTCACTGCCATCTGCAACACAATCATCATGACTGATCGTCCTGAAGGTCCTGGAAAAGAAAAAGGACAGGGCAAAGGAGGGAAAGGATTGGGCAAAGGAAGGAAAGGATTGGGCAAAGGAGGGAAAGGATTGGGAAAAGGAGGCGTTAAGCGTCATCGCAGACCTCTTCGAGATAACATCCAAGGAATCACCAAGCCAGCTATCCGTCGTCTGGCTCGTCGTGGTGGAGTCAAGCGTATCTCTGGATTGGTCTATGAAGAGATTCGTGATATTTTACAGATTTTCCTCAAGACCGTTATTCAAGATGCTTACCACTATACCATGCATGCTAAACGTAACACTGTCACCTCCATGGATATCGTCTATGCATTGAAACGTCAAGGCCGTATGATCTACGGTTTTGGAGGTTAATCTTCCAATCAAACTTCGAATGAAAGAATCAACGTTACAAACGTGTTTGAGGTGTGCAAAAACTCAAACATTTCAACTGAATGTAAACTCAAAGAACGAGTGAGGTTAATTTGCCGAAATGGACGCAAGATTGACAACAGATGATTGTTTTAAATTCTTGTATTATTAGTGTAGACTCGAAAATTCACTTaatgtgataataataattagaacCAAAATTTTGACAAGACTCatatttgtataattatatttttagataattgtaattgttatCAAGTCATCCAATCTAacatagatagatagatagatagataataaactttattgacCCTAGAGCCTTAGCTCCCTCAGGACCATcataattatacattataatCAGTGTAAAATACAGAGCatgtaattacataaattgaaaataataaaatataaaaatattataataaaataataacgtgaattataaattataaattataatcgtGGTAGATATCAGACAAGTTGCCAGAAAACCTGGTAATAGCACAGTTAAGCAAAACTAATATCATTCAATATCACTCAAGGCACAGCAGCATACAATAATGACAATCAAAGCtcaatatcataaattaatacttttgcaaataataattatagcaCGCACTACGGAACAGTTCATAATTTTCAGCTTTAGTTACTTCTGGGGGTAGCGCATTCCAAATGCGTATCCCGCGGATAA includes the following:
- the LOC123268704 gene encoding histone H4-like — encoded protein: MTDRPEGPGKEKGQGKGGKGLGKGRKGLGKGGKGLGKGGVKRHRRPLRDNIQGITKPAIRRLARRGGVKRISGLVYEEIRDILQIFLKTVIQDAYHYTMHAKRNTVTSMDIVYALKRQGRMIYGFGG